Proteins from a genomic interval of Ictalurus furcatus strain D&B chromosome 2, Billie_1.0, whole genome shotgun sequence:
- the LOC128624862 gene encoding uncharacterized protein LOC128624862, with protein MGSKSREKLQEQLGEYILDTVKYIETVKEFCDGESKWTLQRETELDMMRDIKDQADQITLKFDHVQKAENKAKAFGEYMWSGLTQVTADSRRQELEKELGEVLKNTLEGLEKLQHFLIAVEKLAVTSLFVFVGESFMPKGVSSMSVRSVISAARIVSPLLIHFKRDAGAFFLPSLSNVEVLAIQLDKYIRITQQICEKMEKKSKSISCYGDIHN; from the exons ATGGGTTCCAAAAGCAG AGAGAAACTTCAGGAGCAGCTGGGCGAGTACATCTTAGATACTGTCAAATACATTGAAACAGTAAAGGAGTTTTGTGACGGAGAATCAAAATGGACCTTACAGAGAGAGACCGAGCTCGATATGATGAGAGACATCAAAGACCAGGCCGATCAGATCACTCTGAAGTTTGACCATGTTCAGAAGGCTGAGAACAAGGCCAAGGCTTTTGGAGAGTACATGTGGAGTGGCCTGACTCAGGTTACAGCAGATTCCAGAAGGCAGGAGCTGGAGAAGGAGCTAGGAGAAGTTCTGAAGAACACTTTAGAAGGACTGGAGAAACTCCAACACTTCCTGATTGCAGTGGAGAAGCTAGCCGTCACCTCACTGTTTGTGTTCGTGGGCGAGAGCTTCATGCCAAAGGGTGTGAGCTCCATGTCCGTACGTTCAGTGATCTCTGCAGCCAGAATCGTGTCTCCACTCCTCATCCACTTCAAGAGAGATGCAGGAGCGTTCTTCCTGCCGAGCCTCAGCAATGTGGAAGTCCTGGCCATCCAGCTGGACAAATACATCCGCATCACTCAGCAGATCTGTGAGAAGATGgagaaaaa ATCCAAGAGCATTTCATGTTATGGTGATATTCATAA ttag
- the LOC128617504 gene encoding apolipoprotein L4-like: MDSTIREKLEEQLGEYILDTLKYTETVKEFCDGESEWTSQRKTELDKMTGIKAKAEDKNQTWGQYIWKSLTNVSSRPELEKELEEVLNNTLEGLEKLQHFLDAVEKLAVTSLDVFMGDSFNSMSVHSVIFAARIMSPRLVHFKRDARAFFLPSLSNVEVLVFQLEKYICLTQQIVEKMEEESRSVSGSGGVHEYLTSHVLCYRWKNRNSSRNLILNMSEESAQDLYNHLLQLTKIRMDESFRMNFLFNVKAADFIKVFTERHTRMFEFLSDLEKAAVQLDNMKKGSNISTVAGSSVGIAGGVLSIVGLALAPVTAGASLALTLTGVGLGVTSGVNGIITGVTEIAVNSHQGKKANDIFLRFMEDVQKILECVEDVANREVAEARRLATSATDLSIQKAKAVRNISKLAADLPDIGQMAKGTSLALSKSARAGFITLNALFIGVDVFFICKDSMSLAKGSKNEVAQIIRSRSALWCSEVEAWEKIYNRLFEGIAGFYKNLEILEQPLYSKIIN, translated from the exons ATGGATTCCACAATCAG agaGAAACTGGAGGAGCAGCTGGGCGAGTACATCTTAGACACTCTCAAATACACTGAAACTGTGAAGGAGTTTTGTGACGGAGAATCTGAATGGACctcacagagaaagacagagctcGATAAAATGACAGGCATCAAGGCCAAGGCTGAGGACAAGAACCAGACTTGGGGCCAGTACATATGGAAAAGCCTGACAAATGTTTCCAGTAGGCCGGAGCTGGAGAAGGAGCTAGAAGAAGTTCTTAACAACACTTTAGAAGGCCTGGAGAAACTCCAACATTTCCTGGATGCAGTGGAGAAGCTAGCCGTCACCTCGCTGGATGTCTTCATGGGTGACAGTTTCAATTCCATGTCAGTACATTCAGTGATCTTTGCAGCCAGAATCATGTCTCCACGTCTCGTCCACTTCAAGAGAGATGCAAGAGCGTTCTTCCTGCCGAGTCTCAGCAATGTAGAAGTCCTGGTCTTCCAGCTGGAGAAATACATCTGCCTCACTCAGCAGATCGTTGAGAAGATGGAGGAAGA ATCCAGGAGTGTATCTGGTTCTGGGGGTGTTCATGA ATATTTAACATCACATGTATTATGTTACAGATGGAAAAACAGGAACTCTTCACGAAACTTGATTCTGAACATGAGTGAGGAGTCTGCGCAGGATCTGTATAACCATTTACTCCAGCTAACCAAAATCAG GATGGATGAGTCATTCAGGATGAATTTCCTATTCAATGTGAAGGCAGCAGACTTCATTAAGGTATTCACTGAGCGCCACACTAGAATGTTTGAGTTCCTGTCTGATTTAGAGAAGGCTGCGGTTCAGCTGGACAACATGAAGAAGGGCTCCAACATTTCCACTGTGGCTGGAAGTTCAGTCGGTATTGCAGGAGGTGTTTTGTCCATCGTAGGTTTAGCTCTCGCTCCCGTCACTGCAGGCGCATCTTTGGCCCTCACACTCACAGGCGTTGGTCTCGGAGTCACCAGCGGCGTTAATGGCATCATTACAGGCGTCACTGAAATTGCAGTGAACAGTCATCAAGGGAAAAAAGCCAATGACATCTTCTTGAGATTTATGGAAGATGTGCAGAAGATCCTAGAGTGTGTGGAAGACGTAGCCAACAGGGAGGTTGCTGAAGCTAGGAGACTGGCCACTAGTGCAACTGATTTGTCGATTCAGAAAGCTAAAGCAGTTCGGAACATCTCAAAACTGGCTGCAGATCTTCCTGACATTGGACAGATGGCTAAAGGAACTTCTCTGGCCCTTTCAAAGTCAGCCAGGGCAGGGTTCATTACTTTAAATGCACTCTTTATTGGTGTAGATGTTTTTTTCATCTGTAAAGACAGTATGAGTCTGGCCAAAGGGAGCAAAAATGAAGTGGCTCAGATCATTCGCTCCAGATCAGCTCTTTGGTGCTCAGAGGTGGAGGCGTGGGAGAAGATCTATAACCGTCTGTTTGAAGGAATCGCAGGGTTTTACAAGAATCTGGAAATTCTAGAACAGCCTCTCTACtctaaaataattaattaa